The DNA region ATGCAAAGAAAAGTCCAATCGTCGAACTCCAAAGAGAGTAGGAAAGAAGTGGGCCATCATGCGCTATACACCTTACTATATATTGAGCCTATCACGTGAGCCTATCACGCCACATAACTAAGCAGATACTTTTCCAAGTTAAATTGCTTGTCCATTGCCAcataaaatatctatatacatacatacatatatatatatatatatatatattcagctATGACATGCATGCATCATTTTAGTTAATGAATGAGCACAAACAAATAATTCTACCACCGAGAATcgaatttaaaattcattgattacaaaacaaaaacatatattttagCTACTACactagactttttttttttttaccggtGGATAGACTCTATTCTTcttaccttttttttccccctaatTATTCCTTTGTTCACCGGCAAAGGAAGTCCTTTTAGATAATAGATGGAACTGATTTACATATACCGTTGCTACTAGTGAATAATGATTAAccattatataaaaaaaccaTTACGTGTATCAGTTCACACCCAGCGATATATTCCCACGTGGgagatagtttttttttaggtagaTGGAGATGGTTTGACCAGCTTTTATGCAACGTCTGTTggatttattatatttatttggtcCTAATAAATGAGGTGAAACACTTATTTCGTTTCGTTAGGGTTACTATTTATTGagtttaaataatatatatttcatttttttattccgGAGAAATCATCACAAGTAACTATTACAAGTAGGTTATCTAaaacttattaattatttaaaaagtgtatgtatatatatacatattttttttgccATGAAAGAGCCTTATGACTTAATACAAGAATCTTGAAGTGAAATAATGAGATATTCGAATATGGAAACTCATAGTTATGAGCCAATGACTTGTATTACTGCAACAAATTCTTTTCCACATTTATAAAGTTTATTTGCAAATATAGTTATAAATAACCGATTAGTTTGTTTTCCAAacattttacttaatttattgAACTTACATGATTTACTTACCAAAGCATCACCGCGGAGGCAAGAGACAGTCGGACGAACTCCCACAGGTTCTGGAACGCCTTCCAGGAGAAGCCGGTCCATGCCCGGCCGCACGTGCCGCTCAAGATGTAGATGAGCTGCGCCACCACGATGACCCACCATGAGGTGTTGAGGACCACTGCCGCCCCGGCAAGGCCCCAGCCGAGTCGCAAGATGAGGAGCCAACTGAACACGGTGTGGAGGACTAACACCACCCCCGCAATCGCCGCCATGACCATGATCTTGCTCTGGGACTGCAGGAACTTGGCGATGGGGAAGTTCATGGCGTATGCAAACAGCTGCGGGATCATCCAGATGGCGAACATCCCAGCGGCCTGTGATATCTCCTCCGTCTGCCCAATCAGCCTAAGGAGCTGGCCCCCAAAGACGTAGAGGAGGCAGAGGATGACCGCCGTGGCATTGAGGATGATCCACGACCGCTGCATGTAGATCCCGAGCATGTCCAGCTGCCCTGCCCCGTAAGCCTGCCCACACAGTGTCTCCAATGCGCTCCCCATCCCCAGCTGCAGTGAACATCATCCCCACCGCAATATCGATGCGAAGCGGGACAGTAGTCTCTCTTTTTTAGTGATTGTCTGATAGCTGATGCATGTTcattgcttttctttttttaccgTCCTCTTCTGCCATGGCCAGTTTATCATCATGGACACATCTACGGTGATTGGATTGATGTTTGGTGGACCTAGCCCATATTCTATATCCTCTTTCCTTCTAATCTTTTGAACTCCAATAAGAATACGACACTCCGATTGGTATTTTTGCCATGATCTCTCGTATCTCCTGGTAGAATCCATAAGTATCTCCGCTATGATTAGCACTAACTTGTTCTCCACTTTCGTTATGCTGACCCTCGGATAGCAAGATTGGCCTTATGATCTTTCTataagtttctttttttatcgTTATATCTAAGTGTAAAGCTAAGTGTAGCGGGCCAGGCGGGGCACTATcagtaaaaataaattctgATCTCCATGAGATGTCTCTTCTCGGTATAAAATATCATTGCCATTTTATCGTTGAATGTGGTTATATGGAGATGACAGACAATATCCGATATCGATATATGGTATATAAACATTATTAGCTAATGAGCATAGGCATAGAACTTGGACTTGTATGAAACCACATACGTACCATGATGCCGAAGGAGAACCCGCCAATGACGGAGTTCTCGATGGAGACGGCGGCGAGTGCGAGGGTACCGACATGGCCGACAAACACCTGGGTGACTGCACCAAGAGAGTACCGGCAGATGAAGGTGAAGACAGCAGGTCCCGCGAGGAACCATAGCTTCTTTGCCTCGACAGAGAACTCCCGAAAGAAATCCTGGGGCCCGGTGATTGGGGCGATATCATCGGTCCCCGGGGTGAAGGAGAAGTTcgtggaggaggaggggggCTGAGTCGGCTGTCGGCCCCCTTCTTCGTTGCTTGACCCACTCACTTGCCGCGGAGAGAGAAGAGGCTGCCTACCATTCTCCATGGTATATAGAGTGTGCTGCAACTAATAGAGTCTACTTGTGTGTAAATTAAGGTGAAGGAatacatatgtgtgtgtgtgtgtgtgtatatatatagcttgtatatacatatatgtctATACGAGGGGGAAGGCgaggactttttttttggcttatgGCGTTGTTGTTGATGATACTATCAGGATACTCAAAATCAATTAGCTaatcataaatataattaattaatgatggTCCAAATTAACTTGGGACCATGGCATAACAACAAATTTCCAAAAGAAATCTGTCAAGAGGTAGAACCAGCAATGGAAATGATTGGCCCGAGGGGAGATAAATCGAAAGAGAcaatttattacaatttaataATCATAACATGAACTACTTAATAACTATTTTGATAGCTGCATCGGAAAAGGGGTTATTTAGTGTGGTGGGACTCAGTCGCTCAAATGTTCAATCAAAATGTTGAGTTCTTCGGCCTTGGCCCCATCAACctaccaagaaaaaaaatgttgaattctcattgttgaaatttttaaatcactCGAGTCTAATTTTCTGCCACCTCTTTACCTTTATGGTCGTCCGTAAACCttccttataataataataaaaagaagaaaatcatCTATTTTTCACAAAAATTCTCTTAATATCCCAACATTATGCAATACATTGTGTTCATGTCTCGCCACCTCTCGCTCTCTCGGTCGATGATCTTCATGACCACCTCGTGTCCTTATTCTGTCTTCAGCATATGAAGCCTGCAACAAAATATAACagcattaaaaattgactagcTAGTTTGGTTTGCCATAGTTTTCTCGGGGCATACGATCAAATAATTTCGACTCGGCCATCGGCTCCATCTAGCTAGCCAGCCATACTGATACGTATATATGGGGAAAGTGTTAACTTGTTCCAATTTTGTTCTGTCAACTATAACGACTAGAACAATGTCTGGACAATTGCCCCGCACGCCATTCCCGACCATGTGTCCTAAAATTCACGGCACAACGACTATAGAGATCCTTTGTTAAAGGCAATGAGGTTATGAGTTCCGAAGCGTGATGATGTctatacatattttccacaCGTCGCGTTGAAAATGAATTCGGACGTGTGATGGACCAAGGAAGCCACGAAAGCTGCTCTAGGCTGGATTTATTTTCCCAAGAGGAGAGGCAGGGCCCTGCAGTCTCAGCCCGCATTAATTGGGCTATAGAAGAAAGGAAGATGGCCTATCATGGATGGTCAATAGTGAAAGTTCCATAATCGAACGCAGAATATTGAGCGTGTAATACACAATCAAATAGTTATGTAAAATTACATCTCTCGAATGACACATGCAAAGTAAAAAGGAGAAAGAGTTATATAGCGGAACATTTATCATTcatgaatgaaattttatacGACTACTTAGTTAAGTATTACTCGCCCAACATTTTGTAATAGAAGGTCTGTGCAGTGCCAAGTACAAGGCACAACCCATTATATGACTATGACAGCTGAAGAATTAATAGACAAGTTCATGGATTTGTTCGACAAATTATGATAGATTTCAAATCAAAATGAGCATAAATTTGGACAAGTTCgtgtttttttcttaatttttttaattcatttatcgaCAAAATACTGACGTGCGGTGAACTTCTTACTCCCTAACTTCTAAAGGATTTCtccgagaaaaaaatttccttgGAAATTCGAAATCCATCGGAAAATTCTGCGTGCGTCTTCCGATTGATATCTCGTCGGAAGTCTATGGGAATTTCAAGGGGCGGTATTACCACGGAAGTTGGGCGTCcgaaattcaaaatatttctttgtACTGCCATTCCGGGAGCAATATCGCCGGCTCCCGGGGTGATGAACCCTTCGTCCACAAGGACGACGTTGTGGGCTTCAAATTCACGATTCGGGGTGCTTTTCTCCATTTTCCAGACGAAGTCTTCAGCTGATGCAATACTATTTTTTACTTTGtagtaattataatataatagagggaggaatttttttttaaagaaatttatattttcgatTACGAAGGCGGCATatgaattattataaaaatatttaaaattatataaaaagataCGAAAATCTCACTAATGAGAATTGAACTCATGACATTTTGGGTACGGAGTACCACAACATTAAATGTATGTTTCTTGATGAATGAGATTTTTCATGAATGTTCACACATCGTTTTCAAATAGTATATCTCCATCATGTGTATGCaacttaccaaaaaaaaaaaaaaggaaaaagagagaagataaTTTAAGAATTCAACTTAGAATTGACTATTGAGTGACTGGGTTTGGTACATTAATATTGTCCTCAACTtataatcaagaaattttataAGTTTGATCATCGATAGAATTTCTGGTACCTCTTATTTTCTCTTCCCTATCTATCCCCTTTTAAATTCATGGATCTCATTTGTAGGCTCTGTTTGTATCTATCCCCTTATAAGCTCATAATTGAGTCTTTTTACCGAAAATAATTTGGCTTAGCAAAACATATCAACTTGCTGCAAGGGGCCTTTTGTATGGTCAAGATATGTTGGCGAATAATACTGATTTGAGTATCATGAATTTATGTCTCCTGTAAACATGTTGTGTGTGTGCCTGCATCAGTTTATATGCTTGTATTGCAAGAGTGTGCACTAACAGTTGTTCAAATCGCGAGAGAATAGTGTCCAAGCCCATGCGTGAATAAGTTCACGCTCATCGAGAGATGTGTATATACCGTGCTAGTCGATGCATACACGTATCAAAGGTTTCGAGTCAAAAAGTTAAGTTCGTAAGCGCGCGGACACACATAATCCATATGTGCTCGATCTTAGCTtgctttatttcatttttttcaataagagaaaaattgaaaagggtTACATGAATTATACGAAATGTCATTGGCGATCATGTATGCTAGCAATTCTAAAAGGAGCATGTCGTCAAAGTCGTCGATTGGCCCCGCAAAAGCTCATAGGATCCTCGAATCAGATTTGTTAAAAATGATTGATCAATCGATCGGTGAATCATCCTTTCGCCAAAATTCTTTCCATCTAGCTCCTTCGATGCCTATTTTggttcatttttttcatttctcaaCATCGTTCTTCTGATCTATGGTTTCAGAACCTTCTCGGCCTCCCCATGTCCTTATTCTGTCTTCAGCAATCGATGCCtgccaaa from Punica granatum isolate Tunisia-2019 chromosome 3, ASM765513v2, whole genome shotgun sequence includes:
- the LOC116198583 gene encoding protein DETOXIFICATION 30-like — its product is MENGRQPLLSPRQVSGSSNEEGGRQPTQPPSSSTNFSFTPGTDDIAPITGPQDFFREFSVEAKKLWFLAGPAVFTFICRYSLGAVTQVFVGHVGTLALAAVSIENSVIGGFSFGIMLGMGSALETLCGQAYGAGQLDMLGIYMQRSWIILNATAVILCLLYVFGGQLLRLIGQTEEISQAAGMFAIWMIPQLFAYAMNFPIAKFLQSQSKIMVMAAIAGVVLVLHTVFSWLLILRLGWGLAGAAVVLNTSWWVIVVAQLIYILSGTCGRAWTGFSWKAFQNLWEFVRLSLASAVMLCLEVWYFMVLILFAGYLKNAEVSVDALSICMNIVGWTIMAALGMNAAVSVRVSNELGAGHPRTAKLALAVAVINSFVIGVVISIILIVTREDYPSLFSTDTSVQDVVKELTPLLAFCILINNVQPVLSGMAVGAGWQATVAYVNIACYYLFGVPLGLIMGYWLDWGVRGIWCGMLGGTIVQTSILFFIIYRTNWNKEASMAGDRIRKWGGRQDSEQLATDNDAER